One stretch of Streptomyces peucetius DNA includes these proteins:
- a CDS encoding jacalin-like lectin: MRRITGTLVAGALTVAGLAATATASAATTAPPATAAAPSSGTFNVLTYNVAGLPEGLSSGNPERNTPLISSRLGAYDIVNVQEDFNYHAALYAGDDHPHRTATSGGVPFGDGLNTLSDHSFEDFQRVRWNHCTGTNCLTPKGFSLSRVRLAEGVFVDLYNVHTNADATDDALAARRANIHQLSDFIQANSAGNAVIVMGDTNTRYTRAGDNIRTLVNENGLTDPWVDLVRGGSAPAQGGDALVCPETAPTNDCEVVDKVLYRGSKLLNLTATRYDNEWAKFLDPAGGNLSDHFPHTVDFSWKLPEDLRAGDFFGGPHGTAFNDAGDLPATVSPRTLTLRGGARLDAVSLAHDGGTSLTHGGTGGTATSLSLAADEHLTSVKLTRGQKDGRTRIFSAAFTTDKSRTVTAGSPAADAVTHTAPAGWRIVGFTGRSGDEIDKLGLLYAPVGRA; the protein is encoded by the coding sequence ATGAGAAGAATCACCGGTACGCTCGTGGCGGGCGCGCTGACCGTGGCCGGGCTCGCCGCCACGGCCACCGCCTCGGCCGCGACCACGGCACCACCCGCGACGGCCGCCGCCCCGTCGTCCGGCACGTTCAACGTCCTCACGTACAACGTCGCGGGCCTCCCGGAGGGGCTCAGCTCCGGCAATCCGGAGAGGAACACCCCGTTGATCTCCTCGCGCCTGGGGGCGTACGACATCGTCAACGTGCAGGAGGACTTCAACTACCACGCGGCGCTGTACGCGGGCGACGACCACCCGCACCGCACCGCGACCAGCGGCGGGGTTCCCTTCGGGGACGGCCTCAACACCCTCTCGGACCATTCCTTCGAGGACTTCCAGCGGGTGAGGTGGAACCACTGCACCGGCACCAACTGCCTGACTCCCAAAGGGTTCTCACTGAGCCGGGTCCGGCTGGCCGAGGGTGTCTTCGTGGACCTCTACAACGTCCACACCAACGCCGACGCGACCGACGACGCACTGGCCGCCCGCCGCGCCAACATCCACCAGCTCTCCGACTTCATCCAGGCGAACTCGGCGGGCAACGCGGTGATCGTCATGGGAGACACGAACACCCGCTACACCCGCGCGGGCGACAACATCCGCACGCTCGTGAACGAGAACGGCCTGACCGACCCATGGGTCGACCTGGTCCGCGGCGGCAGCGCCCCCGCGCAGGGCGGCGACGCGCTGGTCTGCCCCGAGACTGCCCCGACGAACGACTGCGAGGTGGTGGACAAGGTCCTCTACCGCGGCAGCAAGCTGCTGAACCTCACCGCCACCCGCTACGACAACGAGTGGGCGAAGTTCCTGGACCCGGCCGGCGGCAACCTCTCCGACCACTTCCCGCACACGGTCGACTTCTCCTGGAAGCTGCCCGAGGACCTCCGCGCCGGCGACTTCTTCGGCGGCCCGCACGGCACGGCCTTCAACGACGCGGGCGACCTCCCGGCCACGGTGTCGCCCCGCACGCTCACTCTGCGCGGCGGGGCCCGCCTGGACGCCGTGTCGCTGGCCCACGACGGAGGTACGTCCCTGACCCATGGCGGGACGGGCGGCACGGCCACGTCCCTCAGCCTCGCGGCCGACGAACACCTCACCTCGGTGAAGCTCACCCGCGGCCAGAAGGACGGCCGGACGCGGATCTTCTCGGCTGCCTTCACCACGGACAAGTCCCGTACGGTGACGGCCGGTTCGCCCGCCGCGGACGCCGTGACGCACACGGCCCCGGCCGGCTGGCGGATCGTCGGCTTCACGGGCCGCTCGGGTGACGAGATCGACAAGCTCGGCCTGCTGTACGCGCCGGTCGGCCGAGCTTGA
- a CDS encoding GNAT family N-acetyltransferase, translating to MPDLELVTAADVQLMQRLAQRVTATRPDLVNGDATFGELAWNWGKGHAAHGASWRRRLWFSGGDLVAWGWASLPHRVRRSDGSVKDVTGAYLAYQVHPDHAGLVDEVIDWYDGTAADIERTVMPSAADAFALKRWAAHGYETDPASLGDDGSWTQLNERDLTDVEQPVLPDGFRFRTADEAGPEAAVRAHLDAWGPSPYTAEGYQGVQQTAGYRGDLHILVESPDGTMASSTIMWLDEANRTAEFEPVGTHRDYRRLGLGRAMLLHGMHLARAAGATHATVACLGAPGHPQARGLYYSVGFRELTRDAPLIKTRTAG from the coding sequence GTGCCGGACCTCGAGCTTGTGACCGCAGCGGACGTGCAGCTCATGCAGCGTCTGGCGCAGCGCGTCACCGCCACCCGCCCGGACCTGGTGAACGGTGACGCGACGTTCGGCGAGCTGGCCTGGAACTGGGGCAAGGGACACGCCGCCCACGGCGCAAGCTGGCGGCGTCGGCTGTGGTTCTCCGGCGGGGACCTGGTGGCGTGGGGCTGGGCCAGTCTTCCGCACCGGGTGAGGCGGAGCGACGGGTCGGTGAAGGACGTCACCGGTGCCTATCTGGCGTATCAGGTCCATCCCGACCACGCCGGGCTGGTCGACGAGGTGATCGACTGGTACGACGGCACGGCGGCGGACATCGAGCGCACGGTGATGCCGAGCGCCGCCGATGCGTTCGCCCTAAAGCGATGGGCGGCGCACGGCTATGAGACCGACCCCGCCTCGCTCGGCGACGACGGGTCCTGGACCCAGCTCAACGAGCGGGACCTCACCGACGTGGAACAGCCGGTCCTGCCGGACGGATTCCGGTTCCGTACCGCCGACGAAGCCGGGCCGGAGGCCGCGGTCCGGGCCCATCTGGACGCCTGGGGCCCCTCGCCGTACACGGCCGAGGGCTATCAGGGCGTCCAGCAGACGGCCGGGTACCGCGGCGATCTGCACATCCTGGTGGAGTCGCCGGACGGGACGATGGCGTCCTCGACGATCATGTGGCTCGACGAAGCGAACAGGACCGCCGAGTTCGAGCCCGTAGGGACGCATCGGGACTACCGTCGTCTGGGGCTGGGAAGGGCGATGCTGCTGCACGGGATGCATCTGGCGCGGGCGGCCGGGGCCACTCATGCGACGGTCGCCTGCCTGGGCGCGCCGGGCCACCCCCAGGCGCGCGGGCTGTACTACAGCGTCGGGTTCCGGGAGCTGACGCGGGACGCGCCGCTCATCAAGACCAGGACCGCGGGCTGA
- a CDS encoding fused MFS/spermidine synthase, translating into MSPVTRSSSSPADGGTPRNYGLGSRAAAVLVFGSSAAVLVVEIVALRLLAPYLGLTLETSTMVIGIALTAIALGSWLGGRIADQVNPRRLVGPSLGVSGAVVAFTPAVLRTTAEWAPAMLLLIASLTILVPGALLSAVTPIVTKLRLTSLAETGTVVGRLSGVGTVGAIAGTVLTGFVLVSRLPVSGILMGLGTLLVVGSALVEWRTRGWSSTPVLTLVVVAGGLATMVAPGGCDTETKYHCVRVVADPDRGSGRTLVLDGLRHSYVDIEDPTFLQFTYVRAMASVVEAVFPEGEPLAVYHLGGGGLTFPRYLAATRPGTRSLVSEIDSEVVRVGRDRLGLGSVAGIEVRTEDGRLGLRRLAAGSRDLVVGDAFGGVSVPWHLTTVEAMADMRRVLDEDGVYVANLIDHGGLAFARAEVATLGETFEHVALVGEPTDIGLVPAAAPGGGNMVVLASNRSVDLRAVQEALDARQTGWKITTGDDLVSWTGDAELLTDDYAPVDQLLQPYDLRGGR; encoded by the coding sequence ATGTCGCCCGTGACCAGATCGTCTTCCTCGCCTGCCGACGGGGGCACGCCTCGCAACTACGGCCTGGGTTCCCGTGCCGCTGCCGTGCTTGTCTTCGGGTCCTCGGCCGCAGTCCTGGTGGTGGAGATCGTCGCTTTGCGGCTGCTGGCTCCTTACCTCGGGCTCACCCTCGAGACCAGCACCATGGTGATCGGCATCGCCCTCACCGCGATCGCCCTCGGCTCCTGGCTGGGTGGGCGCATCGCCGACCAGGTCAATCCACGTCGGCTCGTGGGTCCCTCGCTCGGGGTATCTGGAGCGGTCGTGGCGTTCACCCCTGCCGTGCTGCGTACCACGGCGGAGTGGGCACCGGCGATGCTCTTGTTGATTGCGTCGCTGACCATCCTCGTGCCGGGCGCGCTGCTCTCTGCGGTGACGCCGATCGTGACCAAGTTGCGTCTCACCAGCCTCGCCGAGACCGGGACGGTTGTCGGCCGCCTGTCCGGCGTCGGCACCGTCGGTGCCATCGCCGGCACCGTGCTCACCGGCTTCGTTCTCGTGTCACGGTTGCCGGTCAGCGGCATACTGATGGGCCTGGGAACACTGCTGGTGGTCGGTTCGGCGCTCGTCGAGTGGCGAACGCGCGGGTGGAGCAGCACTCCTGTCCTGACACTCGTGGTCGTTGCCGGCGGCCTCGCCACCATGGTCGCGCCCGGTGGCTGCGACACGGAGACCAAGTACCACTGTGTACGGGTCGTCGCGGACCCCGACCGGGGCAGCGGCCGCACGCTCGTCCTGGACGGCTTGCGGCATTCCTATGTCGACATCGAGGATCCGACCTTCCTGCAGTTCACGTATGTCCGTGCCATGGCGTCGGTGGTCGAGGCCGTCTTTCCGGAGGGTGAGCCACTTGCTGTCTACCACCTTGGTGGTGGTGGGCTCACGTTTCCCCGTTATCTGGCGGCGACGCGGCCCGGGACGCGCAGTCTTGTGTCCGAGATCGACAGCGAAGTCGTGCGTGTCGGTCGCGACCGGCTCGGTCTCGGGTCAGTAGCCGGTATCGAGGTACGTACCGAGGATGGCAGGCTCGGCCTGCGGCGACTGGCCGCGGGTAGTCGTGACCTTGTCGTCGGTGATGCTTTCGGGGGCGTGAGTGTGCCGTGGCATCTCACTACGGTGGAAGCGATGGCTGACATGCGGCGGGTGCTCGACGAGGACGGCGTGTACGTTGCCAACCTGATCGATCACGGTGGTCTGGCTTTCGCGCGTGCCGAAGTGGCCACTCTCGGCGAGACCTTCGAGCACGTCGCCCTTGTCGGCGAGCCCACCGATATCGGCCTCGTCCCGGCTGCCGCCCCCGGGGGCGGCAATATGGTGGTGCTCGCGTCCAACCGGTCGGTCGACCTGCGCGCGGTCCAGGAAGCGCTGGACGCCCGGCAGACCGGCTGGAAGATCACCACCGGTGACGACCTCGTTTCCTGGACCGGCGATGCCGAACTGCTCACCGACGACTACGCACCCGTCGACCAACTCCTCCAGCCCTACGACCTGCGGGGCGGCCGGTGA
- a CDS encoding endo-1,4-beta-xylanase produces MPNSAAAVPPSDTGRHRRRALRPLPLVAAGALLASAVVALPQFTPDAQAATTLRGYADARGTKIGAAVADGPLRNESAYTTVLDREFNSLTAENAMKWDALEPNRGSYDWAAADRLVDRAAAHNQGVRGHTLVWHSQLPSWLKNGNFSASELNTILKKHIDTTVGRYKGRVYAWDVVNEAFDENGTMRRNSLWQEKLGTGHIANALRWAHAADPSAKLYINDYNIEADNAKSDGLYDLARQLLAQGVPLDGIGFQSHFVVGQVPSSMKANLKRFSDLGLEVSVTELDVRIPLPASSAELDQQSADYKTASENCLGVPRCAGVTVWGVTDKYSWIPGTFNGYGAALPYNGSYAAKPAYTGLSKGLDPWA; encoded by the coding sequence GTGCCGAACTCAGCGGCTGCCGTGCCGCCTTCAGATACCGGACGTCACCGTCGCCGTGCCCTGCGGCCCCTGCCGCTCGTGGCGGCGGGCGCGCTGCTGGCGTCCGCCGTCGTGGCCCTCCCCCAGTTCACGCCCGACGCGCAGGCGGCCACCACCCTGCGCGGCTACGCGGACGCACGCGGCACGAAGATCGGCGCAGCGGTCGCCGACGGCCCGCTGCGGAACGAGTCCGCGTACACCACCGTGCTGGACCGGGAGTTCAACTCGCTCACCGCCGAGAACGCGATGAAGTGGGACGCCCTGGAGCCGAACCGGGGCAGCTACGACTGGGCGGCCGCCGACCGCCTCGTCGACCGTGCCGCCGCCCACAACCAGGGCGTACGCGGCCACACGCTGGTCTGGCACTCGCAGCTGCCGTCCTGGCTGAAGAACGGGAACTTCTCCGCTTCCGAGCTGAACACGATCCTCAAGAAGCACATCGACACGACCGTCGGCCGCTACAAGGGCAGGGTCTACGCCTGGGACGTCGTCAACGAGGCGTTCGACGAGAACGGCACGATGCGTCGCAATTCGCTGTGGCAGGAGAAGCTCGGCACCGGTCACATCGCCAATGCCCTGCGCTGGGCGCACGCGGCCGATCCGAGCGCCAAGCTCTACATCAACGACTACAACATCGAGGCGGACAACGCGAAGAGCGACGGCCTGTACGACCTCGCCAGGCAACTCCTCGCCCAAGGCGTGCCGTTGGACGGCATCGGCTTCCAGTCGCACTTCGTGGTCGGCCAAGTGCCGTCCTCGATGAAGGCGAACCTCAAGCGCTTCTCGGACCTGGGACTGGAGGTCTCGGTCACGGAACTCGACGTCCGTATCCCGCTGCCCGCGTCCTCCGCCGAACTCGATCAGCAGTCCGCCGACTACAAGACGGCCTCCGAGAACTGCCTGGGCGTCCCCCGCTGCGCAGGCGTCACCGTGTGGGGCGTCACCGACAAGTACTCCTGGATCCCCGGCACGTTCAACGGCTACGGCGCGGCCCTCCCGTACAACGGGAGCTATGCGGCGAAGCCTGCCTACACCGGCCTGTCGAAGGGGCTCGACCCGTGGGCCTGA
- a CDS encoding SpoIIE family protein phosphatase, with protein sequence MASARTGSDGPTPAGPLYRFDASTDAAAVVSADGVVVGWTRGAEELLGCPAREVVGGSATRLLAMPTDPARVAGIAERCRGGMGWSGLIPVRHRDGSSIDVDLRVSASFRVGPDECFLISARERKQHWTVGRSVLDGFLSRSPVGMAVMDLDLRYVWLNDTLERFGGVPREQRLGRRLSDLLPGLQADTIEGLMRKVLATGVPVTDYEYAGWSWADPHRQHAYSSSFFPLLDADNSVTGVGYMVSDVTERWNARRLLSLVNEAGTRIGRTLDVMRTAQELADFAVPRFADFVIVDLLEPVLSTEGHGAWLTDAGPAPAKPVMRRAGMSSVREGCPEALARIGERVDFLPPPHGVDLLINGDPILIPVLDPSDDLWVAEQPERAASIREFGLHSLISVPMRARNTALGLTTFVRSLNTLSFQPDDVLLARELVARAALCVDNARRYTREHTAAVTLQRSLLPHALTGGTALEVASSYLPADPTGGVGGDWFDVIPLSGARVALVVGDVVGHGITAAATMGRLRTAVQTLADMEMPPDELLAHLDDLVLRLSEEKTDDEAANRSSTAFLGATCLYAVYDPVSRRCTMARAGHPPPVVVAPDGHVSFPEPPAGPPLGLGAMAFEATEIELAENSLLGLYTDGLIGGVDRDMEKGMNRLGNVLAQPDSDLGSLCTSAVQQLVPVPQPDDIALLLTRTHALGADHVVSWDVPVDPAAVADVRARATHQMEAWGFGELAMTTELIVSELVTNAIRYAEPPIRLRLLRDTRLSCEVADGSSTAPRLRHARSTDEGGRGLFLVAQLAHRWGARYTAGGKIIWAEQEIP encoded by the coding sequence ATGGCTTCTGCGCGAACCGGTTCCGATGGGCCCACGCCTGCGGGACCGCTCTATCGCTTCGACGCGTCCACCGACGCGGCCGCGGTGGTGTCCGCGGACGGCGTCGTGGTCGGCTGGACCCGGGGCGCCGAAGAACTCCTCGGCTGCCCGGCACGAGAGGTCGTCGGCGGCTCGGCCACGCGTCTGCTGGCGATGCCCACGGACCCGGCGCGGGTGGCCGGCATCGCGGAGAGATGCCGCGGCGGCATGGGGTGGAGCGGTCTCATCCCCGTACGACACCGCGACGGCAGCAGCATCGACGTCGACCTGCGCGTCTCCGCGTCCTTCCGTGTCGGCCCGGACGAATGCTTCCTGATCTCGGCACGGGAGCGGAAGCAGCACTGGACGGTGGGCCGGTCCGTCCTCGACGGTTTCCTGAGCCGCTCGCCGGTCGGCATGGCGGTGATGGATCTGGACCTGCGCTACGTGTGGCTGAACGACACCCTGGAACGCTTCGGCGGTGTGCCCCGAGAGCAGCGGCTGGGGCGTCGGCTGAGCGACCTGTTGCCCGGGCTGCAGGCGGACACCATCGAGGGACTCATGCGCAAGGTGCTGGCGACCGGCGTCCCGGTGACCGACTACGAGTACGCGGGGTGGAGTTGGGCCGATCCACACCGCCAACATGCCTACTCCTCGTCCTTCTTTCCCCTGTTGGACGCCGACAACTCCGTCACGGGCGTCGGCTACATGGTCTCGGACGTCACCGAGCGGTGGAACGCCCGCCGGCTTCTGTCGCTGGTCAACGAAGCGGGGACCAGGATCGGCAGGACTCTCGACGTGATGCGGACGGCTCAGGAACTCGCCGACTTCGCCGTCCCCCGCTTCGCGGACTTCGTCATCGTCGATCTCCTGGAGCCCGTCCTCAGCACCGAGGGGCACGGAGCGTGGCTGACCGATGCGGGGCCGGCCCCCGCCAAGCCGGTGATGCGCCGCGCCGGAATGAGCTCGGTGCGAGAGGGCTGCCCGGAGGCTCTGGCACGGATCGGGGAGAGGGTGGACTTCCTCCCCCCGCCGCACGGCGTGGATCTGCTCATCAACGGCGACCCGATCCTCATCCCGGTCCTCGACCCCTCCGACGACTTGTGGGTCGCCGAACAGCCTGAGAGGGCGGCAAGCATCCGCGAGTTCGGACTGCACTCCCTCATTTCCGTGCCGATGCGGGCGCGGAACACCGCCCTGGGACTCACCACGTTCGTACGGTCGCTCAATACCCTCTCGTTCCAGCCGGACGACGTCTTGCTGGCACGGGAGCTGGTGGCACGAGCGGCGCTGTGCGTCGACAACGCCCGCCGCTACACCAGGGAACACACGGCAGCGGTCACTCTTCAGCGCAGTCTGCTGCCCCATGCACTGACGGGAGGAACGGCGCTGGAGGTGGCCTCCTCGTACCTGCCGGCGGACCCGACCGGCGGGGTCGGCGGCGACTGGTTCGACGTGATCCCGCTGTCCGGCGCTCGTGTGGCCCTCGTCGTCGGCGATGTGGTGGGTCACGGCATCACCGCGGCGGCGACGATGGGCCGACTACGCACCGCGGTGCAGACCCTCGCGGACATGGAGATGCCTCCCGACGAACTCCTGGCCCATCTCGACGATCTCGTGCTCCGGTTGAGCGAGGAGAAGACCGACGACGAGGCGGCCAACCGGAGTTCGACCGCTTTCCTCGGAGCGACCTGCCTGTACGCCGTCTACGATCCGGTCTCCAGGCGCTGCACGATGGCCCGGGCCGGACATCCGCCCCCTGTCGTCGTCGCACCCGACGGGCACGTCTCGTTCCCGGAACCCCCCGCCGGCCCTCCGCTCGGGCTGGGCGCGATGGCGTTCGAGGCGACCGAGATCGAGCTCGCCGAGAACAGCCTGCTCGGTCTCTACACCGACGGCCTCATCGGGGGAGTCGACCGCGACATGGAGAAGGGCATGAACCGGCTCGGCAACGTGCTGGCCCAGCCGGACTCCGACCTCGGCAGCCTGTGCACGTCCGCGGTGCAGCAGCTCGTGCCCGTGCCTCAACCCGACGACATCGCCCTCCTCCTGACGCGCACGCACGCCCTGGGTGCCGACCACGTCGTCTCGTGGGACGTTCCCGTGGACCCGGCCGCCGTCGCCGATGTCCGAGCCCGGGCGACTCACCAGATGGAAGCCTGGGGTTTCGGGGAACTGGCCATGACCACGGAACTCATCGTGAGTGAGCTGGTCACCAACGCGATTCGCTACGCCGAACCACCCATACGCCTACGACTCCTCCGCGACACGCGCCTGTCCTGCGAGGTCGCCGACGGGAGCAGCACCGCTCCGCGGCTGAGGCATGCCCGGAGTACGGACGAAGGCGGCCGGGGCCTCTTCCTGGTGGCCCAGCTCGCCCATCGCTGGGGCGCCCGGTACACGGCGGGCGGAAAGATCATCTGGGCTGAACAGGAGATCCCGTGA
- a CDS encoding alpha-glucosidase: MPVNEAGPADSWWSRAVVYQIYPRSFADSDADGVGDLPGVIERLDHLSRLGVDVLWLSPVYPSPHDDNGYDISDYQDIDPLFGTLADFDRLLAAVHERGMKLVMDLVVNHTSDEHPWFTASRDGGPQGHKRDWYIWRPAREGMEPGAPGAEPNNWGSFFSGPAWTYDETSGEYYLHLFSRKQPDLNWENPEVRKAVHAMMSWWLDRRVDGFRMDVINLISKAPGLPDGVVHEGSRHGDGSPYYICGPRIHEYLAEMHREVFEGHPRRLLTVGEMPGVTVEEAGLFTDPARRELDMVFQFEHVGLDQGPGGKFDVRPLRLTDLKASLGRWQAGLGDTGWNSLYWNNHDQPRVVSRFGDDSPAYRDRSAKLLATVLHLHRGTPYVYQGEELGMANVPFASIEDFRDIETLNHHREQIAAGIDEERILTGLRHRSRDNARTPMQWDATRHAGFTTGVPWIAVNPDHTTVNAEAQLADPDSVFHHYRRLIALRHTEPAITHGDFHMLHPDHEQLYAFTRHDPASGTELLTLANFGAAELSVTLPEGWEHSETLIANVPATTPLAPTHTLRPWEARVHRRHTR, translated from the coding sequence GTGCCCGTGAACGAAGCCGGCCCCGCCGACTCCTGGTGGAGCAGGGCCGTGGTCTATCAGATCTATCCGCGCAGCTTCGCCGACTCCGACGCGGACGGCGTCGGGGATCTGCCGGGCGTCATCGAGCGCCTCGACCATCTCTCCCGGCTCGGTGTCGACGTCCTGTGGCTCTCGCCCGTCTACCCGTCGCCGCACGACGACAACGGCTACGACATCAGTGACTACCAGGACATCGATCCCCTCTTCGGAACGCTGGCCGACTTCGACCGCCTGTTGGCCGCGGTCCACGAGCGCGGCATGAAGCTCGTCATGGATCTCGTGGTCAACCACACCTCCGACGAGCACCCATGGTTCACCGCCTCCCGTGACGGCGGGCCCCAGGGGCACAAGCGGGACTGGTACATCTGGCGCCCCGCCCGCGAAGGCATGGAACCGGGCGCGCCCGGTGCGGAGCCCAACAACTGGGGATCGTTCTTCTCCGGCCCCGCATGGACCTACGACGAGACGAGCGGCGAGTACTACCTGCACCTGTTCTCCCGTAAACAGCCCGATCTCAACTGGGAGAATCCCGAGGTCCGGAAGGCCGTCCACGCCATGATGAGCTGGTGGCTGGACCGCAGGGTCGACGGCTTCCGCATGGACGTCATCAACCTCATCTCCAAGGCCCCCGGCCTGCCCGACGGAGTCGTCCACGAGGGCAGCCGCCACGGCGACGGAAGCCCGTACTACATCTGCGGCCCCCGGATCCACGAGTACCTGGCAGAGATGCACCGCGAGGTCTTCGAGGGCCACCCGCGCCGACTGCTGACCGTCGGCGAGATGCCCGGGGTCACCGTCGAGGAGGCCGGACTCTTCACCGACCCCGCGCGCCGTGAACTCGACATGGTCTTCCAGTTCGAGCACGTCGGTCTCGACCAGGGCCCCGGGGGGAAGTTCGACGTCCGGCCGCTGCGGCTGACCGACCTCAAGGCCAGTCTCGGCCGTTGGCAGGCCGGCCTCGGGGACACCGGCTGGAACAGCCTGTACTGGAACAACCACGACCAGCCCCGCGTGGTCTCCCGCTTCGGCGACGACTCACCGGCCTACCGCGACCGCTCCGCCAAACTGCTGGCCACCGTCCTGCACCTCCACCGCGGAACGCCCTACGTCTACCAGGGCGAGGAACTGGGGATGGCCAACGTCCCCTTCGCCTCCATCGAGGACTTCCGCGACATCGAGACCCTCAACCACCACCGCGAGCAGATCGCCGCCGGCATCGACGAGGAACGGATCCTGACCGGCCTGCGCCACCGCAGCCGCGACAACGCCCGCACCCCCATGCAGTGGGACGCCACCCGGCACGCCGGCTTCACCACGGGCGTCCCGTGGATCGCGGTCAACCCCGACCACACCACCGTCAACGCCGAGGCCCAGCTCGCCGACCCGGACTCCGTCTTCCACCACTACCGCCGCCTCATCGCGCTGCGGCACACCGAACCCGCCATCACCCACGGCGACTTCCACATGCTCCACCCCGACCACGAGCAGCTCTACGCCTTCACCCGCCACGACCCGGCATCGGGCACCGAACTGCTCACCCTGGCCAACTTCGGCGCGGCCGAGCTCAGCGTCACGCTGCCCGAAGGCTGGGAACACAGCGAGACACTCATCGCCAACGTGCCCGCCACGACGCCCCTGGCGCCAACGCACACCCTGCGGCCGTGGGAAGCCCGCGTGCACCGCCGCCACACCCGCTGA
- a CDS encoding MarR family winged helix-turn-helix transcriptional regulator produces the protein MEYSHSDAELIQQPIGYWSWAAYKAVVTRTRTALAGIGITQPQWWVLAQVARADTVKTRDEVSRLLENYLDAGPETMDAEIDTTITRGWITEDPEHRLHITAEGRAFYDRAAALQADLWAERHTDISDEEYVTTLKVLQRFIHNTGGSAWHH, from the coding sequence ATGGAGTATTCGCACAGCGACGCCGAACTGATCCAGCAGCCCATCGGCTACTGGAGTTGGGCGGCCTACAAGGCCGTCGTCACCCGGACCCGGACGGCTCTCGCCGGGATCGGCATCACCCAGCCGCAGTGGTGGGTGCTCGCCCAGGTCGCACGCGCCGACACCGTCAAGACCCGCGACGAGGTGTCCCGACTCCTGGAGAACTACCTCGACGCGGGCCCGGAAACCATGGACGCGGAGATCGACACGACCATCACCCGCGGCTGGATCACCGAGGACCCCGAGCACCGCCTGCACATCACGGCCGAGGGCAGGGCGTTCTACGACAGGGCCGCGGCCCTCCAGGCCGATCTGTGGGCGGAACGGCACACGGACATCTCCGACGAGGAGTACGTGACCACGCTCAAGGTGCTGCAGCGTTTCATCCACAACACAGGCGGAAGCGCCTGGCACCACTAG
- a CDS encoding VOC family protein — MDITIHTSVLPHDDPDASLAFYRDALGFEVRSDVGQGRMRWITVGPVGQPDTSILLAPPAADPGVTEDERRTIAEMMAKGTYGWILLATRDLDGTFEKVQARDAEVVQEPTEQPYGIRDCAFRDPAGNLIRIQELR, encoded by the coding sequence ATGGACATCACCATTCACACGAGCGTCCTCCCGCACGACGACCCCGACGCGTCCCTGGCCTTCTACCGCGACGCGCTCGGCTTCGAGGTCCGCAGCGACGTCGGACAGGGCAGGATGCGCTGGATCACCGTCGGTCCCGTTGGTCAGCCCGACACCTCCATCCTCCTGGCGCCGCCTGCCGCCGACCCCGGGGTCACCGAGGACGAGCGCCGCACCATCGCCGAGATGATGGCCAAGGGCACCTACGGCTGGATCCTGCTGGCCACCCGGGACCTCGACGGCACCTTCGAGAAGGTGCAGGCCCGCGACGCGGAGGTCGTCCAGGAGCCGACCGAACAGCCGTACGGCATCCGCGACTGCGCCTTCCGCGATCCCGCGGGCAACCTGATCCGCATCCAGGAACTTCGCTGA